The Victivallis lenta genome includes the window ATTTTCTCTTTGTTCATAATCATGTTTTCGGGGAATTCTGTTTTGAATACACAGGACAAGATCCATTTTTACCATTCCGCCTCCACCTGGATGGAAGGGCGGGCGGTCGAACAGCTCAAACAAACGGCGGCGCTGCCCGGAGTAACCGCCGCCGCCGGGATGCCGGATTTGCACCCGGGGCTTTCAGCCCCGGTCGGTGCTGCCGTGCAGACGGAAAAAATCATCTATCCCGAGCTCGTCGGCGGCGATGCGGGCTGCGGCATGGCGTTCTTCCGCACCACGGTTCCGGCCGGAAAATTCAAAGCCGCCCGGCTTGAACGGCGGCTGCTTTCCGGAGGAATTCCGGTGCCGGAAGCCGATTTTCCGGCGGAGTGGCCGGACTGGCTGCGCCGCGAGCTCGGCACGCTCGGTCACGGCAACCATTTCGCGGAGCTGCAGGAGCTCGCCGGAATCCGGCTTCCGGACCGGGCGCGGGAGCTCGGGCTCAACCGGCGGAACCTCTGGCTGCTGGTCCACTCCGGCAGCCGCGGTCACGGCCCCGCGCTCCTCGAACGTACGCCGAAGGGCGGACTTGATCCGGAGTCGGAGGCGGGGAAACGCTATCTCGAGCGTCACAACCGTCTGCTGGCGTGGGCGAAGCGGAGCCGCCGCCTCGCCGCGGAAGGGTTTCTTTCGCTGGCCGGCGCCGAGGGCGAATGCGTTTCGGACAACTGCCATAATTCGGTTGCTCCCGACCCTTTCGCCGCCGGCCGGTGGATTCACCGCAAGGGCGCGGCTTCGACGGAGTCCGGTCTGCCGTTCGTGATCGCCGGCTCGCGCGGCACGCCGAGTTATCTGGTTGAACCCTGCGGGGAGCAGGCGGACAATCTCTGGTCTTGCGCCCACGGCGCCGGGCGCAAGTGGAACCGTTCCGGCGCGCGTTCCCGGCTTGAAAACCGGTATGATGCGGAGGCCCTGCGCCGCACGAAGCTCGGCGGTATCGTCGTCTGCCGCGACCGTGCGCTGTTGTTCGAGGAGGCGCCGGAGGCTTATAAGAACGTCGACACGGTCGTCGCCGATCTCGAAGCCGCCGGGATTGTCCGGGTCATTGCCGCCTTCACGCCGGTGCTGACTTACAAAAGTCCGGCCGGAAGGGAGTGAGCCATGAAACGCATTTTTCTTGAAATCTCTTCCGGACAGGGACCGGAGGAGTGCCGTCTCCTGACCGCGAAGCTGGCACGGTTTCTTTCCGGCCGCCTGATGGCGGCGGGGGTCTCCGTCTGCCCGGTCGACCTCTGCGGTGACTGGGAACGCGATTCGCTGCGGTCGGTTCTTTTCGAAGTGGGGGGCAAGGAGGCCGGAGCCATGACCGCGCTGCTCTGCGGCACGGTTCTCTGGGTCTCCGCCAGTCCGTTCCGGCCGCACCACAAGCGGCGGAACTGGTTCGCCGGCATCCGCCGGTTCGAGGCCGATCCGGTGCTCGCGTTCCGGCCCGAGGATGTCGAGGTCACGGTTTCGCGCTCGAGCGGGCCGGGCGGTCAGCATGTGAACACGGCGGATACGCGGGTTCAGGCGCTGCACCGTCCGACCGGGCTGCGCACAACGGCGTGCGAAGAGCGTTCGCAGCTTCAGAACCGGCGGCTTGCGCTTGCGCGGCTCGCCGCGAAGCTCGCGGAGCGGAACGCCGCGTCGCTGGCCGGGCTCGAAGCCGAGGCCTGGCGCGGACACCGCGAACTTGAGCGCGGAAATCCGGCTTTCGTGATCCGCGGCCGGGAGCTCTGGGATCTCGAGCGGTTCGGGGAGACGGTCTTTTTCCGGTGACTCCCGTTCGTTTCACCGGGTGCGGCGGCCGGAGGAGGCGCTTTGTTCTCCTCCGGTTTTTCCGCGACGTTTCAGGCGGCCGGGGCGTTATCTGGAAAAACGCGGGTCGATGACGTCGGCCAGCGCGTCGAAGAGTTCGTCGGTCATCGACCGGATCTCGTCGAGTCCGAGCTTGCTCTGCGTATTCGGGTCGGCGGCGATGGCGTGGAAAATTGCGCGCCGGTCGCCGTCGAGCGCGCCTTGCGCGCCGAGGATCTGGGCGCCGACCATGCCGCGGTCGATTGCGGCGAGCTGTTCGGGGAAATCTTCGATTCTGCCGGGGACGATGCCGCCGCCGTCCACGAGACACGGCACTTCGACGCAGCATTCCGGCGGCAGCGTCGCGATGAGTCCGCGGTTCATGACGTTCAGATTTGCGGCGAGCGGCCGGTTTTTCTCGATGGCCGCGATGATCTGGACGCCGTACTCGACGCTTGACGCGAGGTCGATCTCGCGGCTCCCGTCCAGATATCCGGCAATCTGTTTTTCGTTGCGGATCTGGAGTCCGCGGCAGATCTGCACCGATGCGCCGGAGACGCCGGCGCTCATTGAATTCCAGTCGATGCCGTTTTCGTCCACCTCCGGGAAATCGTTGCGGCAGAAGCGGTCGATCAGGTCCTGTCGTTTGCGGAAGTACGGCAGGTATTCGCTGTTGTGTCCGCTGCTCTCGGTCGGGAAGTAGCCGAAGTGGCGCAGAATCTCGAAGCGGACTTTCTCCTTTTTGTAGATTTCCGGCCGGTCGAGGCAGGCGCGGAGTTTCGGATAGAGGTCCTGCCCGTCCGCCTCGAGTTTCAGCAGAAACGCCATATGGTTGACGCCGGCGGCAAGGAAGCGGAGTTTTTCGTACGGCGTTCCGGTCCACTCCGCAATCTGCCGCGAAGTGTGCTGCACGCTGTGGCAGAGCCCGGCGACCCTGACGGTCCGGGCGCGCCTGGAGAGCGCGATGGTGTTCATCGACATCGGGTTCACGTAGTTCAGCAGATATGCGCCGGGACACTCCTGCTCCATGACCTCGAGAACTTCAAAGAGATCCTTCAACGTGCGCAGTCCGCGAAAAATTCCGCCGGGGCCGAGCGTGTCGGAGACGACCTGGTCGACGCCGTATTTCATCGGGATTTCATACTCGAGTTCCTGGTGCCGGATCGTCCCGGAGCGGAAGATCGTGATGACGTAGTTCGCGCCGTTCAGCGCTTCGCGGAGGTCGGTCGTGGCGTGCGGGGTGAAGCGGATGCCGAGCTTTGCCGCGATGAGCCCGGCGACGGCGACCGCGTTGGCCAGCCGCCCGGCATCGATATCCATCAGCGTGACCTCGTGCGTCCGCAGCTCCGGGTCGGTCAGGATATCCTTGAGAAAATTTTGGGCGAAGATGACGCCGCCCGCGCCGACCAGTACGATTTTCGACATGAAAGCCTCCATGAATTGCATTTTTGCGTCTCGATGCCTATATTATACCGGTGAATGCGCCGGAAGGCAATTGGATTGTTGGTGCAGTTACGGTACTTTGGGGGCAGATGTGAGAATTCGTAACGAAGAGTCGGAAATATTGGTCGTCCACCGGCCGAATCCGCAGCAGCTGCCGAATGTCGCGCTGCCGTTCTATCCGCGTTCGGTCGGCCATTTCAAAATCCGCGGGGGGGAACGGGAGTTCGTTCCGGCCGGCGAGAAGCCGTTCGTCCAGCTGTTCTGGACGGTTCGCGGGGAGGGGCGCAGCCGCATTGCGGGAGAAACGGTTCCGGTCCGTCCCGGCGACGTCTTTTATCATCTGCCGTTCGAGCCGCATGACCATGAAGCCGGGCCGGAGGGGTGGGAGTACCGCTGGATCGCCTTCGACGGCCCGCTTGCCGGCGAATATATGCGCGGTTACGGATTTTCGCCGCACTGCACCCCGTCCGGCAGCTGCCCGCATGACCTGTTCATCCGCTTCGGGCTCCTGATGCAGGAGATGACGCCGTTCTGCTGGCGCGAAATGGTCTCGGTGATCGGCGCGATCCTGGCCCGGGTCGGCGGCGACGGCGACGGTTCGCGCGAGTCGGAGCTGACGGCGCGGATTATCCGGCTCTGCCGCGAGAACTTTTCCGATCCGGATTTGAATGTGAACGCGATTGCGGACGAGCTCGGGCTCAGCCGTTCGACCGTCCGCCGCGTGTTCAAAGCGAAGATGGAGCTGACGCCCTCCGAGTATCTGGCGAATTTGCGTCTGCAGCACGCGCTTTCGCTGCTGCAGCAGACGCGCCTGCCGCTGGCCGAGGTGGCGCGCCGCTCCGGAATTCCCGAAGTCAGTTATTTCTGCCGGTTCATCCGGCGCTGCATCGGGGAGAGTCCGGAGCGCTTCCGGCGCGGCACCCGGTTCCGTCCCTGACGCCCCGGCCGGGAGGAACCGGCACGGCGTCAGAGTGCCGTGAAGGAGACCTTCGTTCCGGCTTCGACAGCTTTCCCGGCGTATTCGAACCGGTGCGGTTCCCCGGTCGACCAGGCGGCGAGCACTCTGCCGCCTTCGGCCCGGTCGAAGAGGAGCGCCTGAACGTGCTCCGGCACGCCTTCGACCCGTCCGGCGAATTTCGGAGCGCGCCCGAGCGCGGCGGTCATCGCCCGGTAGGCGAAGTAGGCCGGCTTCGGTTCGTAATTCCAGCGGACGATGCCGAAGTTGTTCTCCCGTTCGGCCGGGCTTTCGCCGTCGCTGTGGAAGTCGTAAAAGTAGAGCCGGTCGATGCCGTTCGCAAGATACGAGAGGTAGAGCGTCTGGAGCAGCTCCGCCTGTTCCTGCTCGGTGAAGCCGCCGGCGAACTGCATCGTGCAGCCGAGGATCGCGCCTTTGCGGTCGCGGAAGGTATAGAGCGCCATGCCTTCTCCGGCCGGTTCGCCTTTGCCGTCGAGCGCCTCGACCAGCGGTACGCAGGCGTCGCCCTCCTTCATGTTCGCGGCGGTCAGGAAACGGGTGGTGTAGACGTTTCTGAAATCATTGATTCCCGCCTCTTTTCCCGCTCCGGTCGTCCGGGTCCGCAGGGTGAACTTCGGAATTCCCGGCTTCGTCCACCACGCCTGGAAGCCGATTCCGAAAAGGGAGTGCAGTTCGTCCGCCGCGCCGCGCGTCGACCAGTTTCCCTGCCGGTTGCGGTAGCGGAGGTTGTACATCGGAACCTCCCCGAACGCGAGCAGGATTCCGCCTTTCTTCACATATTCGAGCATCGGCTTTTTGTAGGCTTCTTCGACGGTCGTATGTTCGCAGCCGAGGAAAACCGGCAGTTTCGCCGGGTCGGCTTCGGCGAGTTCGTCCGGAGTGACCGGCACAAGCTTCGCTCCCGGCAGCCAGGCGCGGGTGTCGCTGAAATCGCGGTCCGGGAACTCCTGCGACACCGGGGCGCCGACGACGAGGTTTTCCGGCAGCGCTCGGCCGATTTTCCCGGCCGCATATCCGATCGCTTTCCTGAATACGTCCGGCTGCTGAGCGATGAGGCTGCTGCGGTGAGTGGCGCCGCCGCACTCGGTGATCCAGAGCGGTTTCGCGGCGTCGCCGTTGTCGGCCATGATCTGTTTGAATTCGGCCATGCGCTTCTGCTGGAACGAACTCTGGTCGGGGCCGTAGCCGTACGGATGGACTGCGATCAGGTCGAAGAATCCTTTCGCCCCGGCGGCGTACATGTCGCGCAGATAGCCCGTGTTCCAGCCGCAGAGTCCGCCGACGACCACGATATTTTCGGGATCAGCCGCCTTCAGCTCCTCATAGGCGATTTTGAGCAGCGGGACGTATTGCGAGGCATTCGGGTTCGGCTTCCAGAAGCCTCCGTCCTGCTCGTTCCAGATTTCCCAGACTTTGAGCCTGCCTTTGTAGTGTTCAGCGCAGGCGCGGACGAATTTCCGCCACTCCTCCGGATGCTTGTAAAGCGGCACGGCGTCGGGACGGCTCTTTTCGATCTCCCAGTCATAGCCTTCGAGAATCGGCAGAAAGTGCATTCCGTATTCGTCGAGCCTGGCAAGCAGTTCATCATACCGGCGGAAATCGTATTCGCCTTTCTTGCGGGCGATGCCCGAGAATTTCATGTCGTGGCGCAGCGAAGTCATCCCGGCTTCGCGCATCATGCCGAGCTGTCTGTCGATGTTCTTCCACTCCATTTCGGAGTGCGGATGGGCGGCGATTCCCCAGGGGGAGTCGCCGGCGCGGAGGGCGGGAAGTGCAAGGGCGGCGGCCAGGACGGCGGCCGCCAGTTTGATCCTGTTCATGCAATGGTTCCTGGAGTTACGGTGAATGGGCATACGATCCCGGGCCCGGCAGAGGCCGGGCCTGCGGAAGACGGATGGAACGGGGAGACGCGCCGGATTACATCATGCGCCGCTCGAGCTGCTTCGTGATGACCTTTCTGACCTGCATGACGCCGTTGCGGAGTTCGGACGAATTCCTGCGGGCCGTGTGGCCGTCGATGAAGGAGACGTTTGCCGAGTCGTGATGGCCGAGCCAGATGCCGGAATCGGTTCCGCCGGACGGCACGCCGACGCCGTTGCTGATGTGGCTGTACTGATTGATGCCGCGCGGCACCTTGAAATAGTCGCCGCTGCCGTACTGGGCGGTGTCGGCATAGACGTGCAGCTCGCTCGGCCGCCGGACCTTGTTGACCATATAGAACACGTTCGCCGAGTTGATCATGTTCATATATGCGCCGGTCTTGTCGGTGTTGTTCGTGTAGCTGGTATCCCAGACGCCCATGTACATGCCGTTGGTCTGCCAGCCGTCGAACTGCTTCGAGTCGGCGCCGATATGGAACGGGCAGACGAGCACCTGCTTGCTGCCGGGGGAGATGTAGCTGGCGAATTTGGAATCCGGCGTGTAGTCCCAGTTCGGGGCCGCGTTCAGCTTGACGCCCAGAAGCACGTCCCCGAAGGGGCGTCCCATGGTGTTGACGACCATCCGGCCGTTGTTGTCGCCGGAATACATGAGCTGTGCGGCGATCACCTGCTTGTGGTTGCCGGTGCACTTCGCGTCTTTCGCCCGGTCCCGCGCCGAGTTCAGCGCCGGCAGCAGCATCGAGGCGAGGATCGCGATGATCGCAATCACGACGAGAAGTTCGATCAGGGTAAAAGGCCTGCGCATAATAGAGGGTATGTGAAGCCAGATGGCACAGATGCCCGGCAAAAAAAGCGCGGTATGCGCCGCGCAGCGGATGTGAACGGACTGCACGGTTCGGCGGCAGCCGAAGCGGGCAGCGAGGAGCAGGTGCGACGAAGGTGAACGCAGCGGAGCGAAGGCCCTCTGCCGCAGCCCGCGAAGCGGGCGGTGAAGAGTTGGCCGCCGC containing:
- a CDS encoding RNA ligase RtcB family protein, with protein sequence MNTQDKIHFYHSASTWMEGRAVEQLKQTAALPGVTAAAGMPDLHPGLSAPVGAAVQTEKIIYPELVGGDAGCGMAFFRTTVPAGKFKAARLERRLLSGGIPVPEADFPAEWPDWLRRELGTLGHGNHFAELQELAGIRLPDRARELGLNRRNLWLLVHSGSRGHGPALLERTPKGGLDPESEAGKRYLERHNRLLAWAKRSRRLAAEGFLSLAGAEGECVSDNCHNSVAPDPFAAGRWIHRKGAASTESGLPFVIAGSRGTPSYLVEPCGEQADNLWSCAHGAGRKWNRSGARSRLENRYDAEALRRTKLGGIVVCRDRALLFEEAPEAYKNVDTVVADLEAAGIVRVIAAFTPVLTYKSPAGRE
- the prfH gene encoding peptide chain release factor H produces the protein MKRIFLEISSGQGPEECRLLTAKLARFLSGRLMAAGVSVCPVDLCGDWERDSLRSVLFEVGGKEAGAMTALLCGTVLWVSASPFRPHHKRRNWFAGIRRFEADPVLAFRPEDVEVTVSRSSGPGGQHVNTADTRVQALHRPTGLRTTACEERSQLQNRRLALARLAAKLAERNAASLAGLEAEAWRGHRELERGNPAFVIRGRELWDLERFGETVFFR
- a CDS encoding alpha-glucosidase/alpha-galactosidase (catalyses the hydrolysis of terminal non-reducing alpha-D-galactose residues in alpha-D-galactosides) is translated as MSKIVLVGAGGVIFAQNFLKDILTDPELRTHEVTLMDIDAGRLANAVAVAGLIAAKLGIRFTPHATTDLREALNGANYVITIFRSGTIRHQELEYEIPMKYGVDQVVSDTLGPGGIFRGLRTLKDLFEVLEVMEQECPGAYLLNYVNPMSMNTIALSRRARTVRVAGLCHSVQHTSRQIAEWTGTPYEKLRFLAAGVNHMAFLLKLEADGQDLYPKLRACLDRPEIYKKEKVRFEILRHFGYFPTESSGHNSEYLPYFRKRQDLIDRFCRNDFPEVDENGIDWNSMSAGVSGASVQICRGLQIRNEKQIAGYLDGSREIDLASSVEYGVQIIAAIEKNRPLAANLNVMNRGLIATLPPECCVEVPCLVDGGGIVPGRIEDFPEQLAAIDRGMVGAQILGAQGALDGDRRAIFHAIAADPNTQSKLGLDEIRSMTDELFDALADVIDPRFSR
- a CDS encoding helix-turn-helix domain-containing protein yields the protein MRIRNEESEILVVHRPNPQQLPNVALPFYPRSVGHFKIRGGEREFVPAGEKPFVQLFWTVRGEGRSRIAGETVPVRPGDVFYHLPFEPHDHEAGPEGWEYRWIAFDGPLAGEYMRGYGFSPHCTPSGSCPHDLFIRFGLLMQEMTPFCWREMVSVIGAILARVGGDGDGSRESELTARIIRLCRENFSDPDLNVNAIADELGLSRSTVRRVFKAKMELTPSEYLANLRLQHALSLLQQTRLPLAEVARRSGIPEVSYFCRFIRRCIGESPERFRRGTRFRP
- a CDS encoding type II secretion system protein — its product is MRRPFTLIELLVVIAIIAILASMLLPALNSARDRAKDAKCTGNHKQVIAAQLMYSGDNNGRMVVNTMGRPFGDVLLGVKLNAAPNWDYTPDSKFASYISPGSKQVLVCPFHIGADSKQFDGWQTNGMYMGVWDTSYTNNTDKTGAYMNMINSANVFYMVNKVRRPSELHVYADTAQYGSGDYFKVPRGINQYSHISNGVGVPSGGTDSGIWLGHHDSANVSFIDGHTARRNSSELRNGVMQVRKVITKQLERRMM